A region from the Aegilops tauschii subsp. strangulata cultivar AL8/78 chromosome 5, Aet v6.0, whole genome shotgun sequence genome encodes:
- the LOC109765935 gene encoding DNA mismatch repair protein MLH3 translates to MQSIKRLPRSVHSSLRSSIILSDLPRVVEELVYNSIDANARKIDVSVNVRACYVKVEDDGCGIARDELVLLGEKYATSKFHDVMGDEESSSRSFGLNGEALASLSDISVVEVRTKARGRPNSYCKIIKGSKCSHLGIDDQREAVGTTVVARELFYNQPVRRKQMQSGHKRELHNVKKCVLQIALIHPQLSVRLLDTDSEDQLLYTVPSSSPLPLISDSFGNDVSSCLHEISTSHQSWALSGHISGPTNVFCNKDFQYLYINSRFVSRSPIHNILNSLAASFQSSITRTIEETDIQSRKRQKTDVYPAFLLNFFCPRSSYDLHFEPSKTIVEFKDWQSILFFFEQTITNYWKKHVPQSSKGKAIDDTCVPLKSDVKSNRAFLKHQNVQNKEDDAYLQHHTPRKSSVRESNFGTGAATAPKDLDYFSFDMKPSPWHVCYPDRISDASEHSDNVARNDLTHFSERVSYQWLEDGSSELEDCGLSGANPTVWKKRRMEGIFHGHAYSCEVGNFEDVQTEGLSAYNQESEIMGPEIDLQEPRFGVVNRPNRITCDFMHNETNINANMSGCDGLYTEFDRFDDDCLLNEVTKTMGDISCPEMPHFSDGFYHEGCSTPIILKRCSTRKQLGTAAGYVDDLETNAIAQMNFPDIHAVWESDAMDMSSIKDNHLHLSHPFLLPDTPSSQSHARTGLELQGRSSKSFASWNCENMDSDFRSTWDRFNSNSSRICEGSKHFNNLDDEPQSPNYFNHVDQFVSEDDEIPWKSKISAPLSHIISPEKSTNGCQSNGSSSHLANNSVLIKDLPNQDNFGCDRRSRFSKGRSRSCSAPPFYKGKRKFPGLNQPRTKLTADGDKDIPIKDSEETAPAPENISHMSATQPIPETCSSELSGLNFSLKGNVKMHEETCSDGLENFTAQITKWRDDSDQHTALELPHIPSACYDDILNISSGPLHLSSSSLVPECIDKNCFEEARVLLQLDKKFIPVISGEMLLLVDQHAADERIRLEELRSKVLSDEDRGITYLDSEKEMALPEAGFQLFQKYAEQIQKWGWIINNSSTSSHSFKKNMNILRKQGRVVTLAAVPCILGVDLTGKDLTDFIQQLDESDGSSSIPAAVLRILNYKACRGAIMFGDPLLPSECSLIIEELKATSLCFQCAHGRPTTVPIVNVASLRRQLARLGAPGGRSEAEEPWHGLSQHEASLERARTRLRQLRRLRRGTL, encoded by the exons ATGCAGAGCATAAAACGCTTGCCCAGAAGCGTCCACAGCTCCTTGCGCTCAAGCATTATCTTGTCTGACCTCCCAAGGGTTGTTGAGGAGTTGGTATATAATAGCATCGATGCAAATGCCAGAAAG ATCGACGTTTCAGTAAATGTCAGAGCATGTTATGTTAAAGTGGAAGATGATG GTTGTGGTATTGCTCGAGATGAATTGGTTCTATTAGGAGAAAAATATG CAACATCCAAGTTTCATGATGTCATGGGTGATGAGGAATCTAGTTCTAGAAGTTTTGGATTAAATGGTGAAGCGCTCGCATCACTTTCTGATATCTCTGTGGTTGAAGTCAGGACGAAGGCTCGTGGGAGACCAAATTCGTACTGCAAGATAATAAAG GGATCCAAATGCTCACATTTAGGAATAGATGACCAGAGGGAAGCTGTTGGTACAACAG TTGTTGCTCGGGAGCTTTTTTATAACCAGCCTGTGCGGAGAAAACAAATGCAATCTGG TCATAAAAGAGAACTACACAATGTGAAGAAGTGTGTCCTGCAAATTGCACTTATTCATCCGCAGCTTTCAGTCAGACTTCTTGACACTGACAG CGAAGATCAGTTGCTATACACAGTTCCTTCATCATCCCCTTTGCCTCTTATATCAGACAGTTTTGGAAATGATGTCTCCAGTTGTCTCCATGAAATATCTACCTCACATCAAAGCTGGGCTCTTTCAGGGCACATCTCTGGACCAACAAATGTGTTCTGTAATAAG GATTTCCAGTACTTGT ATATCAACTCAAGATTCGTCAGTAGAAGCCCAATCCATAATATTCTGAATAGTCTGGCAGCTAGTTTCCAGTCTTCTATTACAAGGACGATTGAAGAAACCGATATTCAGAGCCGAAAGAGGCAGAAGACTGATGTCTACCCTGCATTTTTGCTGAACTTCTTCTGCCCTAGATCTAGCTATGATCTACATTTTGAGCCTTCAAAGACAATTGTGGAATTTAAG GATTGGCAAAGTATCTTGTTTTTCTTTGAACAAACTATCACAAACTACTGGAAGAAGCATGTACCACAATCATCAAAAG GCAAAGCTATTGATGATACCTGTGTTCCTCTGAAAAGTGATG TGAAGTCGAATAGGGCCTTCCTAAAGCATCAGAATGTACAGAACAAGGAAGATGATGCTTATTTACAGCATCACACTCCACGTAAGAGTTCAGTCAGAGAAAGCAATTTTGGTACAGGTGCAGCAACAGCTCCTAAAGACCTGGACTACTTTTCTTTTGATATGAAGCCATCCCCATGGCATGTCTGTTATCCAGATCGAATCAGCGATGCATCTGAACACTCTGACAATGTTGCTAGGAACGATCTTACACATTTTTCTGAAAGGGTCAGTTATCAGTGGTTGGAGGATGGTTCCTCCGAGCTAGAAGACTGTGGTCTTTCAGGTGCTAACCCAACTGTTTGGAAAAAGCGACGGATGGAAGGTATATTCCATGGGCATGCATATTCCTGTGAAGTTGGAAATTTTGAAGATGTGCAAACTGAAGGCCTTTCAGCTTATAACCAAGAGTCTGAGATAATGGGTCCAGAAATTGATCTCCAAGAACCTCGCTTTGGGGTTGTCAATAGACCCAACAGAATTACCTGTGATTTTATGCATAATGAAACTAATATAAATGCAAACATGTCTGGCTGTGATGGATTATATACTGAATTTGATAGATTCGATGATGATTGCCTACTCAATGAAGTCACAAAGACAATGGGTGATATTTCTTGCCCTGAGATGCCACACTTCAGTGATGGATTCTACCATGAAGGTTGCAGTACCCCCATTATCTTGAAAAGGTGCAGTACAAGAAAGCAGTTGGGGACTGCAGCAGGATATGTTGACGACCTTGAAACTAATGCAATTGCTCAGATGAACTTCCCTGATATCCATGCAGTGTGGGAAAGTGACGCCATGGATATGTCCTCCATCAAAGATAATCATCTTCATTTATCTCATCCATTCTTGTTACCAGATACACCTAGCAGTCAAAGTCATGCAAGGACTGGCTTGGAATTGCAGGGGAGATCAAGTAAAAGCTTTGCTTCTTGGAACTGTGAAAATATGGACAGTGATTTTAGATCTACTTGGGACAGATTCAACAGTAATTCGTCAAGAATATGTGAAGGATCTAAACATTTCAATAACTTAGATGATGAACCTCAGTCACCGAATTACTTCAATCATGTCGATCAGTTTGTTTCTGAAGATGATGAGATACCGTGGAAATCAAAAATCAGTGCACCATTGTCACACATTATTTCTCCCGAGAAAAGTACCAACGGTTGCCAGTCGAATGGTTCTTCTTCCCACCTGGCAAACAACAGTGTGCTTATTAAAGATCTACCTAATCAAGACAATTTTGGATGCGACAGGAGATCCAGGTTTTCCAAGGGTAGATCGAGGAGCTGTTCTGCCCCACCATTTTACAAAGGCAAACGAAAATTCCCTGGATTAAATCAGCCTCGGACTAAATTGACAGCAGACGGTGATAAAGATATCCCCATAAAGGACTCGGAAG AAACTGCACCTGCACCAGAGAATATCTCACATATGAGTGCAACCCAGCCTATTCCTGAGACTTGTAGCAGTGAACTTTCTGGCCTAAATTTCAG CTTGAAGGGAAACGTGAAAATGCATGAAGAGACATGTTCTGATGGGCTTGAAAATTTTACTGCTCAAATAACTAAATGGCGGGATGACTCTGACCAGCATACA GCTTTGGAGTTGCCACATATTCCTTCTGCATGCTACGATGATATACTTAACATTTCTTCTGGGCCTTTACATCTCTCTTCTAGCTCGCTAGTTCCTGAATGTATTGATAAAAATTGCTTTGAGGAGGCAAGAGTTTTGTTGCAGCTGGATAAGAAATTTATTCCCGTCATATCTGGGGAAATGCTACTCCTTGTTGATCAG CATGCAGCTGATGAAAGGATACGTTTGGAGGAGCTCCGTAGCAAG GTTTTATCAGATGAAGACCGAGGTATCACTTACTTGGACTCAGAGAAGGAAATG GCTCTCCCTGAGGCTGGATTTCAATTGTTTCAGAAGTATGCTGAGCAGATTCAGAAATGGGGCTGGATTATCAACAATTCTAGCACTTCCTCTCATTCATTCAAAAA GAACATGAACATTCTGAGGAAACAAGGCCGTGTAGTTACTCTTGCTGCT GTTCCCTGTATTTTGGGTGTTGATTTGACAGGAAAAGATCTTACGGACTTTATTCAGCAG CTTGATGAGAGTGACGGGTCCTCGTCTATCCCCGCAGCAGTTCTCCGTATTCTTAATTACAAAGCTTGCAGAG GGGCAATCATGTTTGGCGATCCCTTGCTACCGTCCGAGTGCTCTCTGATCATTGAAGAGCTCAAAGCGACGTCCTTGTGCTTCCAG TGCGCTCACGGGCGTCCGACCACCGTGCCCATCGTGAACGTGGCGTCCCTCCGCCGCCAGCTCGCAAGGCTGGGAGCGCCGGGCGGGAGGAGCGAGGCGGAGGAGCCCTGGCATGGCCTGTCGCAGCACGAAGCCAGCCTCGAGCGCGCCCGGACCCGCCTCAGACAGCTGAGGAGGCTGCGGCGTGGCACCCTGTAG
- the LOC109765934 gene encoding uncharacterized protein, whose amino-acid sequence MAAFGGNGCCYSSGSEDEEEEGAEGYRKGGYHAARPGDRFAGGRFVAQRKLGWGNFSTVWLAYDTLLSRFVALKIQKSARDYAHAALHEIELLSAAAKGDPTNSKCVIQLLDHFKHAGPNGKHICLVTEFLGDSLLRLIRYNRNKGIGLSRVREICRSVLTGLDYMHRELGIIHTDLKPENVLLVSTINPSKDPVRSRLTPILKRPEGNQYRTPSISFSEKMLKTRARRAVAKILQRRVSLGGFTADMVKERSLDGISMKCKIVDFGNACWADQQGDGVIQTRQYRAPEVIIGSGYSYSADMWSFACIAFELATGDMLFAPSTCQSCSEDEDHLALMMETLGKMPKKIATSGTRSKDYFNRYGDLKRVKRMRFWPLERVLVERYGFTEPDAKGLADFLRPILDFDPENRPTAAECLKHAWLNN is encoded by the exons ATGGCGGCGTTCGGCGGCAACGGGTGCTGCTACTCGTCGGGCtcggaggacgaggaggaggagggggccgaGGGGTACCGGAAGGGCGGCTACCACGCCGCGCGCCCAGGGGACCGCTTCGCCGGCGGCAGGTTCGTCGCGCAGCGGAAGCTCGGCTGGGGCAACTTCTCCACCGTCTGGCTCGCCTACGACACCCTCCTCAGC AGATTCGTGGCGCTCAAGATCCAGAAGAGCGCGAGGGACTACGCGCACGCCGCGCTCCACGAGATCGAGCTGCTGTCCGCGGCGGCCAAGGGCGACCCCACCAATTCCAAGTGCGTCATCCAGCTGCTGGACCATTTCAAGCACGCCGGCCCCAACGGCAAGCACATTTGCCTGGTCACCGAGTTCCTCGGCGACAGCCTGCTGCGGCTCATACGGTACAACCGGAACAAGGGCATCGGGCTGAGCAGGGTGCGGGAGATTTGCCGGTCGGTGCTGACCGGCCTCGATTACATGCACAGAGAGCTCGGCATTATCCACACCGATTTGAAGCCGGAGAATGTCCTCCTAGTGTCGACGATAAACCCGTCCAAGGACCCCGTGCGCTCGAGGCTCACCCCGATTCTCAAGAGGCCAGAGGGGAACCAGTACCGCACGCCGTCGATCAGTTTCAGCGAGAAGATGCTTAAGACACGGGCGAGGCGCGCCGTGGCGAAGATTCTGCAGAGGCGGGTGTCGCTCGGCGGGTTTACGGCAGACATGGTTAAGGAGAGAAGCCTGGATGGCATTAGCATGAAGTGCAAGATTGTCGATTTCGGGAATGCCTGCTGGGCTGATCAGCAGGGTGATGGTGTGATACAGACAAGGCAGTATAGGGCACCCGAGGTTATCATCGGTTCTGGCTATTCTTATTCTGCCGATATGTGGTCGTTCGCCTGTATAGCGTTTGAGCTTGCCACTGGTGACATGCTGTTTGCTCCCAGCACTTGCCAAAGTTGCAGTGAAGATGAG GATCATCTGGCTCTGATGATGGAAACTCTGGGAAAGATGCCTAAGAAG ATTGCCACCTCAGGCACCCGTTCCAAGGATTACTTCAACCGGTACGGAGACCTGAAGAGGGTCAAAAGAATGAGGTTCTGGCCTCTAGAACGCGTGCTAGTCGAGAGGTACGGCTTCACCGAGCCGGACGCCAAAgggctcgccgacttcctccgccCGATCCTCGATTTTGATCCGGAGAACAGGCCGACCGCCGCCGAGTGTCTGAAGCACGCATGGCTCAACAACTGA